A genomic stretch from Gopherus flavomarginatus isolate rGopFla2 chromosome 3, rGopFla2.mat.asm, whole genome shotgun sequence includes:
- the SMYD5 gene encoding histone-lysine N-trimethyltransferase SMYD5, producing the protein MAACTAELFGFCADPAGAARATVEVRFISSLKGKGLFATRNIHKGEIIFLEKPVVSSQFLWNALYRYKACDHCLRALETAEENAQRLLGKSCLVLPHPEQCSIRKDLHQHCPHCQVAYCSAECRHSAFEQYHQVLCLGPSREDPKHPLNKLQDTWRNIHYPPETSSIMLLARMVATVKQAKDKDWWIKLFSQFCCKTANEEEEIVHKLLGDKFKGQLELLRQLFTEALYEERLSRWFTPEGFQSLFALVGTNGQGIGTSSLSQWVHACDALELPPHEREQLDAFIDQLYKDIEKETGEFLNCEGSGLYVLQSCCNHSCIPNAETSFPDNNFLLHLIALEEIKPGEEICISYLDCCQRERSRHSRHKILREHYLFTCSCPKCLAQADDANLTSEEEEELEGEGETDDAELEDEMTDV; encoded by the exons ATGGCCGCCTGCACGGCTGAGCTGTTCGGCTTCTGTGCGGATCCCGCGGGCGCGGCCCGGGCCACGGTGGAAGTGAGATTCATCAGCAGCCTGAAG GGAAAAGGCTTATTTGCCACCAGGAATATCCATAAAGGAGAAATTATCTTCTTAGAGAAGCCTGTGGTGTCATCCCAGTTCCTCTGGAACGCGCTGTACAGATATAAAG CCTGTGACCACTGCCTGCGGGCCTTGGAGACAGCAGAGGAGAACGCCCAGAGGCTTCTGGGGAAAAGCTGTCTGGTCCTGCCTCACCCAGAGCAGTGCAGCATCCGGAAGGATTTGCATCAGCACTGCCCCCATTGCCAG GTTGCGTATTGCAGTGCTGAATGCAGGCATTCTGCCTTCGAGCAATACCACCAGGTGCTGTGCCTGGGCCCCTCCCGAGAGGACCCCAAACATCCCCTTAACAAACTGCAGGACACCTGGAG AAACATCCATTACCCACCGGAGACTTCCAGCATCATGCTGCTGGCGAGGATGGTAGCCACCGTCAAACAG GCGAAGGACAAGGACTGGTGGATAAAGCTTTTCTCTCAGTTCTGCTGCAAAACGGCCAACGAAGAAGAGGAGATCGTCCACAAGCTGCTGGGGGACAAATTTAAG GGCCAGCTAGAGCTCCTCCGACAGCTCTTCACGGAAGCCCTTTATGAAGAACGTCTCAGCAGG TGGTTTACTCCAGAAGGGTTCCAATCGCTGTTTGCCCTGGTTGGGACCAATGGCCAAGGCATAGGAACAAG TTCCCTGAGCCAGTGGGTCCATGCCTGCGATGCGTTAGAGCTTCCCCCGCACGAGCGAGAGCAGCTAGATGCCTTCATAGACCAGCTCTATAAGGATATTGAGAAAG AGACCGGAGAGTTCTTGAACTGCGAGGGATCCGGCTTGTACGTGCTTCAGAGCTGCT GTAACCACAGCTGCATCCCCAACGCTGAGACGTCCTTCCCGGATAACAACTTCCTCCTGCACCTCATTGCCCTGGAGGAGATCAAGCCGGGAGAG GAAATCTGCATTAGTTATTTAGACTGCTGCCAGCGGGAGCGGAGCAGACACAGCCGCCACAAGATACTCAG GGAACACTACCTGTTCACCTGCTCGTGCCCCAAGTGCCTGGCTCAAGCCGACGACGCCAACCTgacttcagaggaggaggaggagctggagggcgAAGGAGAGACGGACGATGCGGAGCTGGAGGATGAGATGACGGACGTTTGA